From Merismopedia glauca CCAP 1448/3, one genomic window encodes:
- a CDS encoding type II toxin-antitoxin system HicB family antitoxin: protein MKTFTGIVEKDSDTKLYVGYVPGFPGAHSQGETLDELQDNLCEVIEMLLEDEPPMIQTELGGNATAMTLLNCDLAF from the coding sequence ATGAAAACTTTTACTGGGATTGTTGAGAAAGATTCTGACACGAAGCTCTATGTTGGCTATGTTCCTGGATTTCCTGGGGCACATTCTCAAGGAGAAACATTGGATGAGTTACAAGATAATTTGTGTGAAGTGATTGAAATGCTCTTAGAAGATGAGCCGCCAATGATTCAAACTGAGTTGGGAGGAAATGCTACAGCTATGACGTTACTAAACTGCGATCTAGCCTTCTAG
- a CDS encoding class I SAM-dependent methyltransferase, which translates to MISIDDFFSTTEFDFWADKDGLIFPEKFLIEKYLDPQKTTLEAGTGGGRILLAMQELGFQALSGFDYLSAFIDRAKQRDISGNIDFSVQDAINLKYADRSFGQIIYLQQFICFLEGQETVLKALQEASRVLQPGGKALFSVVSLDVRKRSWIHRLYISYISILRKLRTSNRSIQYLPWLTIEGHKFNFNSLIDGGPQAYWFRISELAQMLSSVNLQIIAIGSNYQINQGKMCSHLDELPKEPLKGILYVVCCKQNE; encoded by the coding sequence ATGATTAGCATTGATGATTTTTTCAGTACCACAGAGTTTGATTTTTGGGCAGATAAAGATGGATTAATTTTTCCCGAAAAATTTCTGATAGAAAAGTATTTAGATCCCCAAAAAACAACATTAGAAGCTGGGACTGGTGGTGGGAGAATTTTGCTAGCTATGCAGGAATTGGGTTTTCAAGCTTTGTCCGGTTTTGATTATTTATCGGCTTTTATTGACAGAGCTAAACAAAGAGATATTTCAGGGAATATCGATTTTTCGGTGCAAGATGCCATTAATTTAAAATATGCAGATCGATCCTTCGGGCAAATTATCTACTTGCAGCAGTTTATTTGCTTTCTAGAAGGTCAAGAAACTGTTTTAAAAGCCCTTCAAGAAGCATCTCGTGTTCTCCAACCAGGAGGAAAAGCTTTGTTTTCTGTAGTTAGTCTTGATGTAAGAAAGAGAAGTTGGATTCATCGATTGTATATATCTTATATCTCTATTTTGAGAAAATTACGCACATCTAATCGCTCAATTCAATATTTGCCTTGGCTCACTATTGAAGGTCATAAATTTAATTTTAACTCACTAATTGATGGGGGACCTCAAGCCTATTGGTTCAGAATTTCGGAACTTGCTCAAATGTTATCATCAGTTAATTTACAGATTATAGCTATTGGTTCTAATTACCAAATTAACCAGGGGAAAATGTGCAGTCATCTTGATGAATTACCGAAAGAACCTCTCAAAGGAATACTATATGTGGTTTGTTGCAAGCAAAATGAGTAA
- a CDS encoding ribonuclease Z, with amino-acid sequence MQITFLGTSSGVPTRGRNVSSVGLRLDMRAEVWLFDCGEGTQHQLLRSDLKISQITRIFITHTHGDHIFGLMGLLATYGLAGSPTQIDIYGPPGLQEYLRACQKYSHTHLSYPLRVHVVEPGIVYEDGEYIVSCEPLKHRVTAFGYRIAEKDRAGRFNVEQAAALGIPSGPIYGKLKRGENVTLADGRLIKGSDLCAPPEAGRKVVYCTDTVYCDNAVTLAQEADVLIHEATFSHQDAQLAFERLHSTSTMAAQVALGAGVKHLIMTHFSPRYAPGNALMLEDLLKEARAIFPNTELAYDFMTYAVPRRLDRSLVTS; translated from the coding sequence GTGCAAATAACTTTTTTAGGAACTAGTTCAGGAGTACCCACTAGAGGTAGAAATGTTTCTAGTGTAGGTTTACGCCTCGATATGCGAGCAGAAGTTTGGCTGTTTGATTGTGGGGAGGGAACTCAACATCAATTATTGCGTAGTGATTTGAAAATTAGCCAGATTACTCGAATTTTCATTACTCATACTCATGGAGATCATATTTTTGGATTGATGGGTTTATTGGCTACTTATGGATTAGCTGGTAGTCCGACTCAAATAGATATTTATGGACCTCCTGGATTGCAAGAGTATTTACGAGCTTGTCAAAAATACTCTCATACTCACTTGTCTTATCCTCTCAGGGTTCATGTAGTCGAACCTGGGATAGTTTATGAAGATGGAGAGTATATAGTTAGCTGTGAGCCATTAAAACATCGAGTGACAGCTTTTGGCTACCGCATCGCGGAAAAAGACCGTGCGGGGCGATTTAATGTGGAGCAAGCTGCTGCTTTGGGTATACCTTCAGGCCCGATTTATGGCAAGCTGAAACGGGGTGAAAATGTAACTCTAGCTGATGGTCGGTTGATCAAGGGAAGTGACTTGTGCGCGCCGCCAGAAGCAGGACGCAAGGTAGTTTACTGTACCGATACGGTTTATTGCGATAATGCTGTCACTTTGGCTCAAGAAGCCGATGTTTTAATCCACGAAGCCACATTTTCTCATCAAGATGCTCAATTAGCTTTTGAAAGATTGCACTCAACTTCAACTATGGCGGCTCAAGTTGCTTTGGGTGCGGGGGTAAAGCACTTGATAATGACTCACTTTAGTCCTAGATATGCTCCTGGTAATGCTTTGATGTTAGAGGATTTGCTGAAAGAAGCCAGAGCTATTTTCCCTAACACAGAACTAGCGTATGATTTTATGACCTATGCTGTTCCTAGAAGGCTAGATCGCAGTTTAGTAACGTCATAG